A single region of the Flavobacteriales bacterium genome encodes:
- a CDS encoding ABC transporter ATP-binding protein, with amino-acid sequence MVKTIVQIEDLRRSFVMGNETVHALKGVSLRIEEGEFVTIMGSSGSGKSTLLNILGCLDKPTSGSYLIDGMPMNEQSKNQLAEIRNKKLGFIFQSYNLLPRTTAIENVELPLFYNSSISSSERRKRAIDALESVGLSDRLDHTPAQLSGGQQQRVAIARSLVNDPVVIFADEATGNLDTRTSYEIMALFQDLNKRGKTIIFVTHEPDIAAFSKRTIVLKDGHIIKDELNPKILVAAESLASMPIDED; translated from the coding sequence ATGGTAAAGACCATCGTTCAAATAGAAGACCTACGAAGGTCATTTGTCATGGGCAATGAGACCGTTCATGCGTTGAAAGGAGTTTCCCTCCGCATTGAAGAAGGGGAATTCGTTACCATAATGGGTTCGAGCGGTTCTGGAAAAAGCACATTGCTCAATATTCTTGGATGCCTGGACAAGCCGACATCAGGGAGTTACCTGATTGATGGCATGCCAATGAACGAGCAGAGCAAGAATCAATTGGCCGAGATCAGGAACAAAAAACTGGGTTTCATCTTTCAGTCTTACAACCTACTTCCGCGCACCACGGCTATAGAAAATGTTGAACTTCCGTTGTTCTACAACAGTTCTATAAGCAGTTCAGAGCGAAGAAAAAGAGCCATCGATGCATTGGAAAGTGTTGGACTTTCGGATAGATTGGACCACACGCCAGCCCAACTTTCGGGCGGACAGCAACAGCGTGTGGCAATTGCCCGTTCATTGGTAAATGACCCAGTGGTCATATTTGCCGATGAAGCAACGGGGAATCTTGACACGCGCACTTCGTACGAGATCATGGCACTATTCCAAGATCTTAATAAACGTGGGAAGACCATCATTTTTGTCACTCACGAACCTGATATTGCCGCATTTAGCAAGCGCACCATCGTGCTCAAAGATGGCCACATCATTAAAGATGAGCTCAATCCGAAAATCCTCGTGGCGGCAGAATCCTTGGCATCAATGCCTATAGACGAAGACTGA
- a CDS encoding TolC family protein, whose protein sequence is MWKSEQISRAICIAVLLSIATSCAMGQERQTWSLKDCITHALQHNISVKDAELAQDASEIDLKQSKWQRMPNLSGSASQSLTNGNSIDPITSDYVTKQIHSTSVGLSSQLTLYQGSKLANQIKQNKLLLEQNSFYVQEAKNSIILSITEAFVQAMYNWESIGIAQDALAISEKQLESARIRYEAGATASKDFVDAQSQLATSKYNLINARNNYEMQILTLKQLLELEPGTPFEIADADLENTEVALIPKVIDVYQKALGSRPEIRSSEVNIAVNEKGLAIAKGSYLPTLALSGSLGTGYTSTQNLSFIDQFDFNFNQRATVSLSVPIYNRHNTKYQVQTAKVNIERAKLKKATAEKALFRNVETAWQNATASQEKLIAAKAALVAAKAAYDLSKKQQELGSLSTFDLGVAQNTYTNAEQNVVQAKYLTILYTQLLDFYQNQQ, encoded by the coding sequence ATGTGGAAATCGGAACAAATATCTAGGGCCATTTGTATTGCTGTATTGCTTTCCATAGCGACAAGTTGCGCAATGGGTCAAGAACGACAAACGTGGTCGTTGAAGGATTGCATCACCCATGCCCTTCAGCACAACATCAGCGTAAAGGATGCCGAACTGGCGCAAGATGCTTCCGAAATCGACCTGAAACAATCCAAATGGCAGCGGATGCCGAACTTATCAGGTAGTGCCTCTCAAAGCCTTACTAACGGAAATAGCATTGACCCGATAACGAGCGATTACGTGACCAAACAGATTCACTCAACAAGTGTCGGACTTAGTTCTCAATTAACGCTCTATCAAGGGAGCAAGCTTGCTAACCAGATCAAACAGAATAAGTTGCTACTTGAACAGAACTCATTCTACGTTCAAGAGGCCAAGAACAGCATTATACTTAGCATAACGGAAGCCTTTGTGCAGGCTATGTACAATTGGGAAAGCATTGGAATTGCCCAAGATGCTCTTGCTATTTCGGAAAAGCAGCTTGAGAGCGCTAGAATCCGATATGAGGCAGGCGCAACGGCTTCAAAGGATTTTGTTGATGCACAATCGCAACTGGCAACTTCAAAATACAACCTGATAAACGCCAGGAACAATTACGAAATGCAAATACTGACCCTCAAGCAATTGTTGGAGTTGGAGCCCGGAACGCCATTTGAAATTGCAGATGCTGATCTTGAAAACACCGAAGTGGCACTTATACCTAAAGTGATAGACGTTTATCAGAAGGCGTTGGGAAGCAGGCCAGAGATCCGATCGTCTGAGGTGAATATTGCAGTCAACGAAAAAGGATTGGCAATCGCAAAGGGATCGTATCTGCCAACCCTCGCGCTTTCGGGAAGTTTGGGAACTGGCTATACCAGCACACAGAATCTGAGTTTCATCGATCAGTTCGATTTCAATTTCAATCAACGGGCAACAGTTTCTCTCAGCGTTCCGATCTATAATCGTCACAACACAAAATATCAGGTGCAAACCGCAAAAGTCAACATTGAACGGGCCAAACTGAAAAAGGCAACGGCCGAGAAAGCCCTTTTCAGAAACGTAGAGACTGCTTGGCAGAATGCCACAGCATCACAAGAAAAACTGATCGCTGCAAAAGCAGCCCTTGTAGCTGCCAAGGCTGCTTACGACCTCTCAAAAAAACAGCAGGAACTGGGTTCACTCAGCACCTTCGATCTTGGCGTTGCGCAGAATACGTACACCAATGCCGAACAAAATGTGGTACAGGCCAAATACCTGACCATTCTATACACGCAACTACTCGATTTCTATCAGAATCAACAATAG
- a CDS encoding efflux RND transporter periplasmic adaptor subunit, which translates to MNYRILRIVIGSIAIIAAVIFCYFYFSDSAANEVQVETLVVEKGSVAKVVTATGTVQPITQVEVGTQVSGVVEKIYVDFNSQVKAGQLLAELDKVNLEAALLQSQASYDNIVNERNYLQGIHDRQKTLYDRQLLSQSDYDQALYNLNNAKSSVIQRESDLQRAKTNLGYAKIYSPISGVVLSKNVDEGQTVAASYSTPTLFTIAQDLKQMQVEADVDEADIGQVIEGQRVSFTVDAYQGEEFTGKVTQVRLNPTTTSNVVTYTVVIRAENPELKLKPGLTAVVSIYTLELNDILTIQSKVVNFQPDIDLIVQYRNQHGIVSEMPDKIPPLGKDGKKPEGMPEGFFPMGKTSKRPDGKMPEGFPPLPNGSKMVWKLENGDIRPSPVTLGASDGINVEILSGLLEGDTVIFSMKSISNEASGPAGPDAASSPFVPKMPGGKRK; encoded by the coding sequence ATGAACTACAGGATACTTAGAATTGTAATCGGCAGCATCGCGATTATCGCAGCTGTCATTTTCTGCTACTTCTATTTCTCGGACAGTGCGGCAAACGAAGTTCAAGTGGAAACTCTTGTGGTGGAAAAAGGAAGTGTGGCCAAGGTTGTTACCGCAACGGGAACCGTGCAGCCGATCACACAAGTGGAAGTAGGAACGCAGGTATCAGGAGTTGTGGAGAAGATTTATGTTGACTTCAACAGCCAAGTAAAGGCCGGGCAACTATTGGCAGAATTAGATAAGGTGAACTTGGAGGCTGCACTTCTTCAGTCTCAGGCCAGCTATGACAATATCGTGAACGAACGCAACTATCTGCAAGGCATCCACGACCGCCAGAAAACACTCTACGACCGCCAATTGCTCAGTCAGTCCGACTACGACCAAGCGCTATATAATCTGAACAATGCCAAAAGCTCAGTCATACAGCGCGAGTCTGATCTTCAAAGGGCAAAAACAAACTTGGGATATGCAAAGATATATTCGCCCATTTCAGGCGTTGTGCTCTCCAAGAATGTGGATGAGGGACAAACCGTTGCGGCAAGTTACAGCACTCCTACCTTGTTCACCATTGCGCAAGACCTCAAACAGATGCAGGTAGAGGCAGATGTGGATGAGGCCGACATAGGCCAGGTGATTGAGGGTCAACGTGTGAGTTTTACGGTTGATGCCTACCAAGGAGAAGAATTTACTGGAAAGGTGACTCAGGTGAGATTGAATCCGACCACCACTTCGAACGTGGTCACCTACACGGTGGTGATACGGGCTGAAAATCCAGAATTGAAATTAAAACCGGGACTTACGGCTGTCGTTTCCATCTACACCCTTGAACTGAACGACATTTTGACCATTCAATCCAAGGTGGTCAATTTTCAGCCCGATATAGACTTGATTGTGCAGTACCGCAATCAACACGGAATTGTATCCGAGATGCCTGATAAGATTCCCCCACTGGGAAAAGATGGCAAGAAACCGGAGGGAATGCCTGAAGGATTTTTCCCGATGGGAAAAACGAGCAAAAGGCCAGACGGGAAAATGCCCGAAGGGTTCCCTCCCTTGCCAAACGGTAGTAAGATGGTGTGGAAGCTTGAGAATGGAGACATTAGGCCAAGCCCTGTCACGCTTGGGGCAAGCGATGGCATAAACGTAGAAATTCTTTCGGGTTTACTGGAAGGAGATACGGTTATTTTCAGCATGAAATCCATCAGCAACGAAGCCTCAGGACCAGCAGGCCCTGATGCCGCCAGCAGTCCGTTCGTGCCGAAGATGCCAGGTGGAAAACGCAAATAG
- a CDS encoding tetratricopeptide repeat protein, with amino-acid sequence MNNSIGKYVTLAGLFILCSIRINAQHKSGLTLKERVDRLNELAVELAKTSPENAMIFGDSAKILARQIDYAEGIANANLNLGNAHTNADRYDTAFYFLRAAQQQFAKLRMTERIAKVDNQMGLTFQHNGVYDSAVSYFNKALDLYTSIREQQGIASACNNLGNTYMFKGQNKLALQYLERALALRRKIGNADTTSSFMNLGIVQMQLGNFPASLNLYLTALNTFSALKDSFNIIQVHSNLGILYQKMLEYDKAEASFELALAYQEKMGFKLSANKTHNNLGQLFFSENRAEEGFEHFHKSLDILQEIKSDQDLWTPLLNIGYYHRELGNYDKAIEYLTQAFISSEKTKSREGKCLTTIHLALTYKDLNDFDKATYYSEKSLEFADVGIPPSTKEYILYSIHEIYDAKGNSKKALEYFKEYTALKDSVLNEHKLNQLIELQTLYGLNLKEKEIEQLQLKSEQADLRSNVLWVSLVLVLLLSGLTVLLFRSRLKIQNANNRVLEANASVLANQILLKSELLEELKQKMEQLKSAGTKASKSQFFNIIRLLETSIKFEDDWSTFSKTLKEVDPSFFDRLGKEFPDLTNSEIRLIALIRLRLTNKEISNIIHVEPNSVKQSRYRLKKKLGLALNHDLAKFIYEF; translated from the coding sequence ATGAACAATTCTATTGGTAAATATGTGACGCTAGCAGGTCTGTTCATTCTCTGCTCAATACGGATCAATGCTCAGCATAAAAGTGGTCTGACTTTAAAGGAGCGAGTAGATAGATTGAATGAACTGGCAGTTGAGCTTGCCAAAACCTCTCCTGAAAACGCCATGATATTCGGAGATAGCGCTAAAATTCTGGCCCGTCAAATTGACTATGCGGAAGGAATTGCGAATGCCAACCTCAACTTAGGAAACGCGCATACCAATGCAGATCGATATGATACCGCGTTCTACTTTCTGCGTGCTGCGCAACAGCAATTTGCCAAACTTCGCATGACTGAACGCATAGCAAAGGTTGATAACCAAATGGGGCTTACGTTTCAGCACAATGGCGTGTATGACAGTGCTGTATCCTATTTCAATAAGGCATTGGACCTATACACGTCTATTCGAGAACAACAAGGAATTGCCAGTGCATGCAATAATCTTGGAAATACCTATATGTTCAAGGGTCAGAACAAGCTGGCGCTCCAGTATTTGGAAAGAGCGTTGGCACTGAGAAGGAAGATCGGGAATGCTGACACCACATCGAGTTTTATGAATTTGGGCATCGTGCAAATGCAACTTGGTAACTTCCCAGCGTCTCTGAATCTATATCTGACAGCTCTAAATACATTTTCAGCCTTAAAAGACAGTTTCAATATCATTCAGGTACATTCTAACCTCGGCATCTTATATCAGAAAATGCTTGAGTATGATAAGGCTGAGGCGAGCTTTGAACTTGCGTTGGCCTATCAGGAAAAGATGGGGTTCAAACTCAGCGCTAATAAAACGCACAATAATCTTGGACAGCTGTTTTTCAGTGAGAACAGAGCGGAAGAGGGGTTTGAACATTTTCATAAGTCGCTCGACATTCTACAGGAAATAAAATCTGATCAGGACCTCTGGACACCACTGCTCAACATTGGATACTACCATCGGGAGTTAGGGAACTACGACAAGGCGATCGAATATCTTACGCAGGCTTTCATATCAAGTGAAAAAACGAAAAGCAGGGAGGGCAAATGTCTAACCACTATCCATCTTGCGTTGACCTATAAGGACCTTAACGATTTTGACAAGGCCACGTACTACTCTGAAAAGAGTCTAGAATTCGCAGATGTTGGTATTCCACCATCGACCAAAGAATATATACTGTACTCCATCCACGAGATCTATGACGCCAAAGGCAATTCTAAAAAAGCACTCGAATACTTCAAGGAGTACACTGCTCTAAAAGATAGTGTGCTCAATGAGCACAAATTGAATCAGCTTATTGAGCTTCAGACCCTCTACGGACTGAACCTGAAAGAAAAAGAAATAGAGCAGCTGCAACTTAAATCTGAACAAGCCGATCTGAGGTCAAATGTGCTTTGGGTTTCGTTGGTCTTAGTTTTGCTTCTTTCTGGGCTGACCGTGCTTTTGTTCAGGAGCAGACTCAAAATTCAAAATGCCAACAACCGCGTGCTGGAAGCAAACGCAAGTGTTTTGGCCAATCAGATCTTGCTTAAGTCTGAACTTTTAGAAGAGCTGAAGCAGAAAATGGAACAATTGAAATCTGCTGGTACAAAAGCAAGCAAATCACAGTTTTTCAACATCATCAGGTTGCTGGAAACAAGCATCAAATTTGAAGATGACTGGAGTACTTTCTCAAAGACTTTGAAAGAAGTTGACCCTAGTTTTTTTGACCGTTTAGGAAAAGAATTCCCCGATTTGACCAATAGTGAGATCCGACTGATCGCTTTGATTCGATTACGATTGACCAATAAAGAAATTTCCAACATTATTCACGTTGAGCCGAACAGCGTAAAGCAAAGTCGTTATCGGCTGAAGAAAAAACTTGGCCTTGCACTGAATCACGATCTGGCCAAGTTTATTTACGAATTTTAA
- a CDS encoding ABC transporter permease, whose protein sequence is MRVLNLLKIAFKAILLNKVRSLLTMLGIIIGVASVIAMLAIGEGSKASIRSQISSMGSNMITIRAGADMRGGVRMSGSDMQSLTLSDLKLIEEEATLISSISPQVSGNGQAIRGANNWPTSIYGVSTEYVTIKTLEMTDGNMFTDKEVQSAAKVAVIGQTVRENLFSDGEDPVGQTIRYGNIPFRIIGVLSPKGENTFGQDQDDVILAPYTAVQKRILAIDYLHSILASAKSEEDAPAAVEEVSEILRKSHKLSDYDADDFNVMSMEELIATFSSTTEMLTVLLVAIAGISLLIGGIGIMNIMYVSVKERTREIGLRLAVGGKETDILMQFLIEAVMISITGGVLGVIIGLGATFAIENILNWPIVVTANSIIISFTVCAITGIFFGWYPARKASSLDPIVALRYE, encoded by the coding sequence ATGCGTGTACTCAACCTGCTGAAAATAGCTTTCAAGGCCATCCTGCTGAATAAGGTCCGATCATTGCTCACCATGCTGGGCATTATCATTGGTGTGGCATCTGTCATTGCCATGTTGGCTATCGGAGAAGGCTCCAAGGCCAGCATCCGTTCGCAGATTTCGAGCATGGGTTCAAACATGATAACCATCAGAGCAGGAGCAGATATGCGCGGTGGTGTACGAATGAGTGGCAGTGATATGCAATCGTTGACCTTATCAGACCTAAAACTCATTGAAGAGGAGGCCACCTTGATTAGCTCCATCTCTCCGCAGGTTTCGGGAAACGGACAGGCCATCAGAGGGGCAAACAACTGGCCAACATCCATCTATGGCGTCTCGACTGAATACGTGACCATCAAGACCTTGGAAATGACAGATGGAAATATGTTCACAGACAAAGAAGTGCAATCTGCCGCCAAAGTGGCCGTCATTGGACAAACGGTGAGGGAAAACCTGTTTTCGGATGGAGAAGATCCGGTTGGGCAGACCATCCGTTACGGCAACATTCCATTTAGGATTATTGGCGTATTGAGCCCAAAGGGCGAGAACACATTCGGACAGGATCAAGACGATGTGATTCTTGCGCCTTACACCGCAGTTCAAAAACGCATTCTTGCAATCGATTATCTACACTCCATTTTGGCATCGGCCAAAAGCGAAGAAGATGCACCCGCAGCAGTTGAAGAAGTGAGCGAGATTCTTCGGAAATCTCACAAACTGTCAGATTATGATGCAGATGACTTCAACGTCATGTCAATGGAAGAACTCATTGCCACATTCAGTTCAACCACTGAAATGCTGACCGTTCTGTTGGTGGCCATTGCGGGTATTTCACTTCTCATTGGTGGAATCGGAATTATGAATATCATGTACGTTTCGGTCAAAGAACGTACGCGGGAGATCGGTCTGAGATTGGCCGTTGGTGGAAAAGAAACGGACATTCTGATGCAGTTTCTTATCGAGGCCGTGATGATAAGTATAACAGGCGGGGTTTTAGGTGTCATTATAGGTCTTGGCGCAACATTCGCGATTGAGAACATCTTGAATTGGCCCATAGTTGTAACTGCGAATTCCATCATCATTTCGTTTACA